The Methanobacterium formicicum DSM 3637 nucleotide sequence TCTCAGAAAATACTTCATATCAACAATTAAAAATAAAACAGGAGACAGTGAACTAGCAGAATGGTTAGCAGGTCACAAACCAGAATACACAGATGAAACATACTGGTACAAAGATGAAGAAGACATCAAAGAAAGATACTTAATCGCCCTGAAATTCCTGAGTATTGATGAAGCCCGCGTCAAAACAATGGAAAGCCCAGAATACAAAGAAGTCATGAAACACCTATCAGGTGTAGGATGGGTCCTAGAGTTACTCGATGATGATCCGCAATTCCAGGAAGAAGCTAAAAAAGCATGGAAAAGAAGGAAAAAAGATTAATTTTTTTATTATACCTTCGGAGAATATAATTTCAATTCTTTTAATCTCTTAGGCACACCATCATCCCTACAAGACTCCAACCACCCCTCTTCAGATCTGATAAATTCAGAAGTAGATGTGGAATGAATGAAATCCAAAAGCCCCCTGTTCCTGATGATAGTATCACGGGGTTTTAAAGTAGAAGACCAAATATAAAATACTTTAAAAGTAGTGTCAGGATGATAACCTCCACCAAGATCCACAGAAAGAACGTCACAACCCCCTAATTCATTGACCTTTTTAGCCACTTCTTCTAAGGTTTCATGAAGACGCACATCACTCTGGATAAATTCAATAGAGGTTCCAACTTCTTTATTTAACTCTTCTAATTTTTCTATAGACTCAGTGCCTTTATCCAAAGCTATTATTTTACCTTTAGGTGCCAGTTGGGATATTATGCGGGTGGAATTACCCACATGGCAGCCCAGTTCCACCACTACATCATCTTCCTGGATGATTTCTTTTAGAACCTGTCTGTAAACTTTGATATCATATACAACATTGATCATGTTAATCTTCCTGGTGATTATTATGGTAGTATGATGATTTAAGGGTAATTTTTGATATTTTTATAAAAAAATATCTATAAACTCATAGAAGATTAATGTGGCCAGATGGGATATAAGATATGAGGATTATAAATTTTGAACTAGTAACATATCTGTGAGTAACAGATGTTTTTTGTTATTTTTAGGGGGAGTTATTTTGGGAAAAAAGAATGAGCCTATTAAAGCCAATGAAATAGAAGAACACCTTAAAACTAATTTTGATGATTTTTACCAAGTATTTCTTCAGAATATGATTTCTTCAATACCTGCACCATTTGGACCATTTTTTAGTGCCATATTCAGTACAGTGATATGTCCTGCACCAATTACTGATAAAATTAGTCGATTATTAATCCAATTTGGAAATGATATTGAGGAATTACAAGAAAATGGATTAGTTGATATTGAAGAATTAATAAAGGATCCAATATTTACTTCTGAACTATTATATGCGATTCAAATTGCTATGCGTAACACTCAAAAAGAACATCATAAAGCTTTACAATATGCTCTCCTAAACTCCGCATTATCTAATCCCCCTGACCAAGATATCAGAAAAATGTTTTTCAATTACATTGATTCATTCAATTCGACTCACTTTAAACTATTAAAATTTTTCCACGAACAACAAAAAACCTCGGAATGGGTTGATGAATTAGTTGAAACTTTCTGTCATGATGATTCTTTCTATAATAAAGTGGGTGAGCAATGTCAACCCTCAGATCATGGTGCAATGAAAACAATGAAATTTGCTTTTGGGGATGTTCTAAAGTACGAATTTCTCAATCAATATAATGATGACGAAATTGAGCTTTTATTTTTATTATTTAATCAAAGCATCAAAGACATTAACTCTAATTATATGATAGGTTTAAGTCCTGAACAGCCTATGTATGTTTTGGTAGGAGAATCAGGTAATATAGGTCCTCGTTTAGAAAAACCCGGAAAATTATTTATGAATTTTATAACATCTCCTTTAGATTTTGAATAATTAATTTTTTTAACATTTATTTCCATTTTTTAAAATTTAGCGAACACTATGGGGAAAAGTATGGTAAAATAACAAGCGAAGGTTGGTGATGTGTCATCTAATCATGGGTGGATTGCCAGAAAATTAATGAAGCTGATTACATGATGGAAATTTCGATGCAGAATGTCTATTCAATAACAAATAGTTCTTTGTAAACGCTCCAATTGTATGACTGTTTAATTGACTTATGAGATCAATATGAATCAGTCCTTTGATCATTGCTGCTTTTTTAGGTACTCTTATCCGCTTAATCTTGATCCATCAACTCCTATTGATAATATGCCCAATTTTTCTTAAAGATAGGAAAATCTAACGAATCTGAGTTGTAACCAACAACTATGCATATTTCGGTTTATAATCAAATTTAAAGAATCTTAATGATAAAGGGGTATGTTTCAAATTCTTTCCCTATATTCCGCCTCTTTAAAACTAATTTTATACTGTGTCCCCTGTTCAATATCCAGTTCCAGTTCACCATCAAGCTGATTGGTTAAAGTCTGTATCAGTTGCATGCCCAGTGATTTATTTTCCAGGTAATCATTTTCTGTTAATCCTATCCCATTATCACTGATTGTCAGATGGAGAGTATCATCCATAAATTCAAGGCATATCCTGATTTCTCCTTCTCCATCTGGAAATGCATACTTTAGACTGTTGGTTATAACTTCACACAGTATCAATCCGCAGGGCAGGACTGTTTCTAGGTTCAGTTTTATATCACTTATTTCTGTTACCAGGGTTATCTGGTCTTTTCTAATACCATATGAGTAAAATAAATTGCTAACCAGTTTCAGAATATAATCCCGTATACTTATCTGGGTTAAATCCCCTGACTGGTAAAGCTGTTCATGAACCATGGCCATTGATTGGATCCTGGTCTGACTTTCATGAAAAGCTTCAATGGCTTTGGGGTCTTGGATAAAGGATGATTGAAGGTTCAGGAGGCTGCTTATAATTTGCATGTTGTTTTTTACCCGGTGATGGATTTCACGCAGCAGTATTTCCTTTTCCATTAAAGAATTTTTAAGTTCCTTTTCAGCCATTTTCAGGGTGGTTAAATTATGGCCTGTGCCCTGGTATCCTATTATTTTTTCATCAATTTTTATGGGGGTTAGGTATATTTCAAACCACTGTGTGTTCCCATTTTTATCAATTAATTTAGGGGTTACTGGTCCTGAGTGGTTTAGGTTAATGATCTTCCTTACACTTTTTTTAAGGTTTTCCGGGTTATCTTCTGGGCGAATTTTTCCTATGCCATTTATCCAGACCTCTTTGTATTGATCAAAGTGAGGTCCTACAGTTTTTATTGCAGCCTCATTGAGTTCTACAAGTTCCATATCATGGTTTAATAAAATTCTATAATCTGGATTCGAGTTAAAAAGAGTCTTGTATTTTTCTTCACTTTCTTTCAGGAGCTGTTCTGTTTCTTCGTATTTGGTGATATCGTGTATCAACGTAAGAATTAATGGTTGCCCCTGGGAATACACCAGGGAACTTTGAGCACTAATGTATATTCTCTTCCATTTTTAAGTGTTAAAGTACCATAATAAGTTGAGATTGGCATATTTAAGTTCAATTCGTCCCAAATCTTCTTTAAAGTTATTTTTGATCCGGTATTAAATTTAATGTTTGATATATTCTCATTTAGAAGTTCTTTTTTTGAGTATCCAGTGATTTCACAATATTTACGACTTGCATCTACAATTTTCCCATTGTAATCTGCAATTATAATAGCTTCTGGTGAATTTTCAATTTTAAACTCATATTTTGCAATGTTTACATCTAGATCGCTTTCATTCCAAACCTTTTCCATACGCTCACTATCTCTTTTAGTTATACAATGTTTTATTATGATAAAATAGGCTTATTTTGCATCGTGATCATTACAAAATGTGGTCACATAGATTTAAAACGTAGCATTGATTTTTGTGACTGTAATCACAAAATATGTAGTTAATCACTATAATTTTTTTAAATTTTTTG carries:
- a CDS encoding class I SAM-dependent methyltransferase translates to MINVVYDIKVYRQVLKEIIQEDDVVVELGCHVGNSTRIISQLAPKGKIIALDKGTESIEKLEELNKEVGTSIEFIQSDVRLHETLEEVAKKVNELGGCDVLSVDLGGGYHPDTTFKVFYIWSSTLKPRDTIIRNRGLLDFIHSTSTSEFIRSEEGWLESCRDDGVPKRLKELKLYSPKV
- a CDS encoding histidine kinase dimerization/phosphoacceptor domain -containing protein — translated: MIHDITKYEETEQLLKESEEKYKTLFNSNPDYRILLNHDMELVELNEAAIKTVGPHFDQYKEVWINGIGKIRPEDNPENLKKSVRKIINLNHSGPVTPKLIDKNGNTQWFEIYLTPIKIDEKIIGYQGTGHNLTTLKMAEKELKNSLMEKEILLREIHHRVKNNMQIISSLLNLQSSFIQDPKAIEAFHESQTRIQSMAMVHEQLYQSGDLTQISIRDYILKLVSNLFYSYGIRKDQITLVTEISDIKLNLETVLPCGLILCEVITNSLKYAFPDGEGEIRICLEFMDDTLHLTISDNGIGLTENDYLENKSLGMQLIQTLTNQLDGELELDIEQGTQYKISFKEAEYRERI
- a CDS encoding PAS domain S-box protein — its product is MEKVWNESDLDVNIAKYEFKIENSPEAIIIADYNGKIVDASRKYCEITGYSKKELLNENISNIKFNTGSKITLKKIWDELNLNMPISTYYGTLTLKNGREYTLVLKVPWCIPRGNH